From Oreochromis niloticus isolate F11D_XX linkage group LG1, O_niloticus_UMD_NMBU, whole genome shotgun sequence, a single genomic window includes:
- the LOC100708034 gene encoding UDP-glucuronosyltransferase 2C1 isoform X1, translating to MRVLYCCTALLLLIFIPRACEGGNILVFPSEGSHWMRVFCCCTAFHLLILIPTACEGGNILVFPSEGSHWVNMDILLKALDSRGHNITVLRPSNSWYLKDDSSYNTITVPVENILIQKFITRIVSEGILFERGAIPLTDILQRSVGMFNTILEVYKALADFVSAILDDSDLIRQLKDSKFDLLIADPCSGVGVILAKYLNLPLVYNVRWVIFTEAHLSIAPSPLSYIPVTGTGNTDKMTFSQRVTNMVLHIITQKINNLAAKLVYQKITDKYLGPGYDFNELIIDADIWLMRVDFVFEYPRPTMPNVVYIGGFQCKPAKPLPQHLEDFVQSSGEHGFILMSLGTFVTELPADMANEIAAAFAKLPQKVIWKYKGDRPATLGNNTLLVDWMPQNDLLGHPKIKLFVAHGGTNGVQEALYHGVPVVGIAFYFDQYDNLLRLKDRGGAKILTLTTVDKDTNFLRAIEEVLSDPSYRANMQRLSRLHRDKPVMPLDNALFWIEFVMRHKGAAHLKAESYRMPWYSYHSVDVVLFLAGAMLLVLLTTFYLIRCIYTGMCKYKVKRE from the exons aTGAGGGTGCTCTATTGCTGCACTGCTTTGCTGCTGCTCATTTTTATTCCCAGAGCCTGTGAAGGAGGCAACATCTTAGTGTTTCCTTCAGAAGGCAGCCACTGG atgAGGGTGTTCTGCTGCTGTACTGCTTTCCACCTGCTCATCCTTATTCCCACAGCCTGTGAAGGAGGCAACATCTTAGTTTTTCCCTCTGAAGGCAGCCACTGGGTAAACATGGACATTCTACTAAAAGCTTTAGACTCTAGAGGACACAACATCACTGTTTTACGTCCAAGTAACAGCTGGTATTTAAAAGATGACTCATCTTATAATACCATTACAGTTCCAGTGGAGAACATCTTGATTCAGAAATTCATCACAAGAATTGTGTCCGAGGGCATACTTTTCGAACGAGGGGCCATCCCCTTGACGGATATTCTTCAAAGGAGTGTAGGGATGTTCAACACAATTCTTGAAGTTTACAAAGCTCTAGCTGATTTTGTATCTGCAATACTAGATGACAGTGACTTGATAAGACAACTGAAAGACAGCAAGTTTGACCTGTTAATTGCTGATCCCTGTTCAGGTGTTGGAGTCATTCTGGCCAAATATTTGAACCTTCCTTTGGTTTATAATGTTCGCTGGGTAATATTTACAGAGGCTCATCTTTCCATAGCTCCGTCACCATTATCTTACATTCCTGTGACTGGAACTGGGAATACTGACAAGATGACCTTTTCTCAGAGAGTTACAAACATGGTTTTACACATcataacacaaaaaataaacaacctGGCGGCTAAACTAGTATACCAGAAAATAACTGACAAATATCTTGGGCCTGGTTATGATTTTAATGAGTTAATAATCGATGCAGACATTTGGCTGATGAGAGTGGACTTTGTGTTTGAGTACCCACGTCCCACAATGCCTAATGTTGTTTATATCGGAGGGTTCCAGTGCAAACCTGCTAAACCTCTGCCTCAGCACTTGGAGGACTTTGTGCAGAGTTCTGGAGAGCATGGCTTCATCCTCATGTCTTTGGGGACTTTTGTGACTGAACTTCCTGCTGACATGGCAAATGAGATCGCTGCAGCTTTTGCTAAACTACCACAGAAAGTGATCTGGAAGTATAAAGGTGACAGACCAGCCACTCTGGGTAATAACACTTTACTGGTGGACTGGATGCCACAGAATGACCTTTTAGGACatccaaaaataaaactgtttgtggCACATGGAGGAACAAATGGAGTCCAAGAAGCCCTGTATCATGGAGTCCCAGTTGTAGGCATAGCCTTTTATTTTGATCAGTATGACAACCTGCTACGTCTGaaagacagaggaggagctAAGATACTTACATTAACTACAGTGGACAAAGACACCAACTTCCTGAGGGCCATAGAGGAAGTCCTGAGTGATCCCTCATACAGGGCGAACATGCAGAGACTTTCCAGGCTACACAGAGATAAGCCAGTAATGCCACTGGATAACGCCCTCTTCTGGATAGAGTTTGTCATGAGGCACAAAGGAGCAGCTCACCTGAAAGCAGAGTCCTACAGAATGCCCTGGTATTCCTACCACTCTGTAGATGTAGTTTTGTTCCTGGCTGGAGCTATGCTGCTTGTGCTTTTAACTACTTTCTACCTTATTAGGTGTATATACACTGGAATGTGTAAAT ATAAAGTGAAACGTGAGTGA
- the LOC102077353 gene encoding UDP-glucuronosyltransferase 2C1: MRVFCCCTAFLLLVLIPTACEGGNILVFPSEGSHWVNMDILLKAFRSRGHNITVLRPNNSWYIKDDSSYNTITVPVENIVDQKFITRIVSEAIQFERGALPLTSFLQMSGGMISLIVDVHKGVANFVSAILDDNDLIRKLKDSKFDLLLADPCWGGGVILAKYLNLPLVYNVRWLLGTEAHLSIAPSPLSYIPVTGTGNTVEMTFFQRVKNMVLHIITQTQNSLAFKLVYQKTADKYLGPGYDFNELMIDADIWLMRVDFVFEYPRPTMPNVVYIGGFQCKPAKPLPQHLEDFVQSSGEHGFILMSLGTFVTELPADMANEIAAAFAKLPQKVIWKYKGDRPATLGNNTLLVDWMPQNDLLGHPKIKLFVAHGGTNGVQEAIYHGVPVVGISFFFDQYDNLLRLKDRGGAKILTLTTVDKDNNFLKAIKEVLNDPSYRANMQRLSRLHRDKPVKPLDNALFWIEFVMRHKGAAHLKAESYRMPWYSYHSVDVVLFLAGAMLLVLLTTFYLIRCIYTGMCKYKVKRE; encoded by the coding sequence atgaGGGTGTTCTGCTGCTGTACTGCTTTCCTGCTGCTTGTCCTTATTCCCACAGCCTGTGAAGGAGGCAACATCTTAGTCTTTCCCTCTGAAGGCAGCCACTGGGTAAACATGGACATTCTACTAAAAGCTTTTCGCTCTAGAGGACACAACATCACTGTTTTACGTCCCAACAACAGCTGGTACATAAAAGATGACTCATCCTATAATACCATTACAGTTCCAGTGGAGAACATCGTGGATCAGAAGTTCATCACAAGAATTGTGTCTGAGGCCATACAATTTGAACGAGGGGCCCTCCCCTTGACGAGTTTTCTTCAAATGAGTGGAGGGATGATCAGCTTAATTGTTGATGTTCATAAAGGTGTAGCTAATTTTGTATCTGCAATACTAGATGACAATGACTTGATAAGAAAACTGAAAGACAGCAAGTTTGACCTGTTACTCGCTGACCCCTGCTGGGGTGGTGGAGTCATTCTGGCCAAATATTTGAACCTTCCTTTGGTTTATAATGTTCGCTGGTTATTAGGTACAGAGGCTCATCTTTCCATAGCTCCGTCACCATTATCTTACATTCCTGTGACTGGAACTGGGAATACTGTCGAGATGACCTTTTTTCAGAGAGTTAAAAACATGGTTTTACACATCATAACTCAAACACAGAACAGCCTGGCATTTAAACTAGTATACCAGAAAACAGCTGACAAATATCTTGGGCCTGGTTATGATTTCAATGAGTTAATGATCGATGCAGACATTTGGCTGATGAGAGTGGACTTTGTGTTTGAGTACCCACGCCCTACAATGCCTAATGTTGTTTATATCGGAGGGTTCCAGTGCAAACCTGCTAAACCTCTGCCTCAGCACTTGGAGGACTTTGTGCAGAGTTCTGGAGAGCATGGCTTCATCCTCATGTCTTTGGGGACTTTTGTGACTGAACTTCCTGCTGACATGGCAAATGAGATCGCTGCAGCTTTTGCTAAACTACCACAGAAAGTGATCTGGAAGTATAAAGGTGACAGACCAGCCACTCTGGGTAATAACACTTTACTGGTGGACTGGATGCCACAGAATGACCTTTTAGGACatccaaaaataaaactgtttgtggCACATGGAGGAACAAACGGAGTCCAGGAAGCTATTTATCATGGAGTCCCAGTTGTGGGCATATCCTTTTTTTTTGATCAGTATGACAACCTGCTACGTCTGaaagacagaggaggagctAAGATACTTACATTAACTACAGTGGACAAAGACAACAACTTCCTGAAGGCCATAAAGGAAGTCCTGAATGATCCCTCCTACAGGGCGAACATGCAGAGACTTTCCAGGCTACACAGAGATAAACCAGTAAAGCCACTGGATAACGCCCTCTTCTGGATAGAGTTTGTCATGAGGCACAAAGGAGCAGCTCACCTGAAAGCAGAGTCCTACAGAATGCCCTGGTATTCCTACCACTCTGTAGATGTAGTTTTGTTCCTGGCTGGAGCTATGCTGCTCGTGCTTTTAACTACTTTCTACCTTATTAGGTGTATATACACTGGAATGTGTAAATATAAAGTGAAACGTGAGTGA
- the LOC100708034 gene encoding UDP-glucuronosyltransferase 2C1 isoform X2, whose amino-acid sequence MITMRVFCCCTAFHLLILIPTACEGGNILVFPSEGSHWVNMDILLKALDSRGHNITVLRPSNSWYLKDDSSYNTITVPVENILIQKFITRIVSEGILFERGAIPLTDILQRSVGMFNTILEVYKALADFVSAILDDSDLIRQLKDSKFDLLIADPCSGVGVILAKYLNLPLVYNVRWVIFTEAHLSIAPSPLSYIPVTGTGNTDKMTFSQRVTNMVLHIITQKINNLAAKLVYQKITDKYLGPGYDFNELIIDADIWLMRVDFVFEYPRPTMPNVVYIGGFQCKPAKPLPQHLEDFVQSSGEHGFILMSLGTFVTELPADMANEIAAAFAKLPQKVIWKYKGDRPATLGNNTLLVDWMPQNDLLGHPKIKLFVAHGGTNGVQEALYHGVPVVGIAFYFDQYDNLLRLKDRGGAKILTLTTVDKDTNFLRAIEEVLSDPSYRANMQRLSRLHRDKPVMPLDNALFWIEFVMRHKGAAHLKAESYRMPWYSYHSVDVVLFLAGAMLLVLLTTFYLIRCIYTGMCKYKVKRE is encoded by the exons ATGATCACA atgAGGGTGTTCTGCTGCTGTACTGCTTTCCACCTGCTCATCCTTATTCCCACAGCCTGTGAAGGAGGCAACATCTTAGTTTTTCCCTCTGAAGGCAGCCACTGGGTAAACATGGACATTCTACTAAAAGCTTTAGACTCTAGAGGACACAACATCACTGTTTTACGTCCAAGTAACAGCTGGTATTTAAAAGATGACTCATCTTATAATACCATTACAGTTCCAGTGGAGAACATCTTGATTCAGAAATTCATCACAAGAATTGTGTCCGAGGGCATACTTTTCGAACGAGGGGCCATCCCCTTGACGGATATTCTTCAAAGGAGTGTAGGGATGTTCAACACAATTCTTGAAGTTTACAAAGCTCTAGCTGATTTTGTATCTGCAATACTAGATGACAGTGACTTGATAAGACAACTGAAAGACAGCAAGTTTGACCTGTTAATTGCTGATCCCTGTTCAGGTGTTGGAGTCATTCTGGCCAAATATTTGAACCTTCCTTTGGTTTATAATGTTCGCTGGGTAATATTTACAGAGGCTCATCTTTCCATAGCTCCGTCACCATTATCTTACATTCCTGTGACTGGAACTGGGAATACTGACAAGATGACCTTTTCTCAGAGAGTTACAAACATGGTTTTACACATcataacacaaaaaataaacaacctGGCGGCTAAACTAGTATACCAGAAAATAACTGACAAATATCTTGGGCCTGGTTATGATTTTAATGAGTTAATAATCGATGCAGACATTTGGCTGATGAGAGTGGACTTTGTGTTTGAGTACCCACGTCCCACAATGCCTAATGTTGTTTATATCGGAGGGTTCCAGTGCAAACCTGCTAAACCTCTGCCTCAGCACTTGGAGGACTTTGTGCAGAGTTCTGGAGAGCATGGCTTCATCCTCATGTCTTTGGGGACTTTTGTGACTGAACTTCCTGCTGACATGGCAAATGAGATCGCTGCAGCTTTTGCTAAACTACCACAGAAAGTGATCTGGAAGTATAAAGGTGACAGACCAGCCACTCTGGGTAATAACACTTTACTGGTGGACTGGATGCCACAGAATGACCTTTTAGGACatccaaaaataaaactgtttgtggCACATGGAGGAACAAATGGAGTCCAAGAAGCCCTGTATCATGGAGTCCCAGTTGTAGGCATAGCCTTTTATTTTGATCAGTATGACAACCTGCTACGTCTGaaagacagaggaggagctAAGATACTTACATTAACTACAGTGGACAAAGACACCAACTTCCTGAGGGCCATAGAGGAAGTCCTGAGTGATCCCTCATACAGGGCGAACATGCAGAGACTTTCCAGGCTACACAGAGATAAGCCAGTAATGCCACTGGATAACGCCCTCTTCTGGATAGAGTTTGTCATGAGGCACAAAGGAGCAGCTCACCTGAAAGCAGAGTCCTACAGAATGCCCTGGTATTCCTACCACTCTGTAGATGTAGTTTTGTTCCTGGCTGGAGCTATGCTGCTTGTGCTTTTAACTACTTTCTACCTTATTAGGTGTATATACACTGGAATGTGTAAAT ATAAAGTGAAACGTGAGTGA
- the LOC100708034 gene encoding UDP-glucuronosyltransferase 2A2 isoform X3 — translation MRVFCCCTAFHLLILIPTACEGGNILVFPSEGSHWVNMDILLKALDSRGHNITVLRPSNSWYLKDDSSYNTITVPVENILIQKFITRIVSEGILFERGAIPLTDILQRSVGMFNTILEVYKALADFVSAILDDSDLIRQLKDSKFDLLIADPCSGVGVILAKYLNLPLVYNVRWVIFTEAHLSIAPSPLSYIPVTGTGNTDKMTFSQRVTNMVLHIITQKINNLAAKLVYQKITDKYLGPGYDFNELIIDADIWLMRVDFVFEYPRPTMPNVVYIGGFQCKPAKPLPQHLEDFVQSSGEHGFILMSLGTFVTELPADMANEIAAAFAKLPQKVIWKYKGDRPATLGNNTLLVDWMPQNDLLGHPKIKLFVAHGGTNGVQEALYHGVPVVGIAFYFDQYDNLLRLKDRGGAKILTLTTVDKDTNFLRAIEEVLSDPSYRANMQRLSRLHRDKPVMPLDNALFWIEFVMRHKGAAHLKAESYRMPWYSYHSVDVVLFLAGAMLLVLLTTFYLIRCIYTGMCKYKVKRE, via the exons atgAGGGTGTTCTGCTGCTGTACTGCTTTCCACCTGCTCATCCTTATTCCCACAGCCTGTGAAGGAGGCAACATCTTAGTTTTTCCCTCTGAAGGCAGCCACTGGGTAAACATGGACATTCTACTAAAAGCTTTAGACTCTAGAGGACACAACATCACTGTTTTACGTCCAAGTAACAGCTGGTATTTAAAAGATGACTCATCTTATAATACCATTACAGTTCCAGTGGAGAACATCTTGATTCAGAAATTCATCACAAGAATTGTGTCCGAGGGCATACTTTTCGAACGAGGGGCCATCCCCTTGACGGATATTCTTCAAAGGAGTGTAGGGATGTTCAACACAATTCTTGAAGTTTACAAAGCTCTAGCTGATTTTGTATCTGCAATACTAGATGACAGTGACTTGATAAGACAACTGAAAGACAGCAAGTTTGACCTGTTAATTGCTGATCCCTGTTCAGGTGTTGGAGTCATTCTGGCCAAATATTTGAACCTTCCTTTGGTTTATAATGTTCGCTGGGTAATATTTACAGAGGCTCATCTTTCCATAGCTCCGTCACCATTATCTTACATTCCTGTGACTGGAACTGGGAATACTGACAAGATGACCTTTTCTCAGAGAGTTACAAACATGGTTTTACACATcataacacaaaaaataaacaacctGGCGGCTAAACTAGTATACCAGAAAATAACTGACAAATATCTTGGGCCTGGTTATGATTTTAATGAGTTAATAATCGATGCAGACATTTGGCTGATGAGAGTGGACTTTGTGTTTGAGTACCCACGTCCCACAATGCCTAATGTTGTTTATATCGGAGGGTTCCAGTGCAAACCTGCTAAACCTCTGCCTCAGCACTTGGAGGACTTTGTGCAGAGTTCTGGAGAGCATGGCTTCATCCTCATGTCTTTGGGGACTTTTGTGACTGAACTTCCTGCTGACATGGCAAATGAGATCGCTGCAGCTTTTGCTAAACTACCACAGAAAGTGATCTGGAAGTATAAAGGTGACAGACCAGCCACTCTGGGTAATAACACTTTACTGGTGGACTGGATGCCACAGAATGACCTTTTAGGACatccaaaaataaaactgtttgtggCACATGGAGGAACAAATGGAGTCCAAGAAGCCCTGTATCATGGAGTCCCAGTTGTAGGCATAGCCTTTTATTTTGATCAGTATGACAACCTGCTACGTCTGaaagacagaggaggagctAAGATACTTACATTAACTACAGTGGACAAAGACACCAACTTCCTGAGGGCCATAGAGGAAGTCCTGAGTGATCCCTCATACAGGGCGAACATGCAGAGACTTTCCAGGCTACACAGAGATAAGCCAGTAATGCCACTGGATAACGCCCTCTTCTGGATAGAGTTTGTCATGAGGCACAAAGGAGCAGCTCACCTGAAAGCAGAGTCCTACAGAATGCCCTGGTATTCCTACCACTCTGTAGATGTAGTTTTGTTCCTGGCTGGAGCTATGCTGCTTGTGCTTTTAACTACTTTCTACCTTATTAGGTGTATATACACTGGAATGTGTAAAT ATAAAGTGAAACGTGAGTGA